A single region of the Eublepharis macularius isolate TG4126 chromosome 14, MPM_Emac_v1.0, whole genome shotgun sequence genome encodes:
- the FBXW2 gene encoding F-box/WD repeat-containing protein 2: MERKDFEAWLDNISVTFLSLTDLQKNETLDHLIGLSGAVQLRHLSNNLETLLKRDFLKLLPLELSFYLLKWLDPQTLLTCCLVSKQWNKVISACTEVWQTACKKLGWQIDDSVQDALHWKKVYLKAILRMKQLKDHEAFETSSLIGHSARVYALYYKDGLLCTGSDDLSAKLWDVSTGQCIYGIQTHTCAAVKFDEQKLVTGSFDNTVACWEWSSGAKTQYFRGHTGAVFSVDYNDELDILVSGSADFTVKVWALSTGVCLNTLTGHTEWVTKVVLQKCKVKSVMHSPGDYILLSADKYEIKIWPIGREINCKCLKTLTVSEDRSISLQPRLHFDGKYIVCSSALGLYQWDFASYDILRVIKPPEFANLSLLGFGDIFALLFDNHYLYIMDLRTEKLISRWPLPEYRKSKRGSSFLAGEMSWLDGLDGQNDMGLVFATSMPDHSIHLVLWKEHG, translated from the exons ATGGAGAGAAAGGACTTTGAAGCATGGCTTGATAACATTTCTGTTACGTTTCTCTCTCTGACGGACTTGCAGAAAAATGAGACGCTGGATCACCTGATTGGCTTGAGCGGGGCTGTCCAGCTCAGGCATCTCTCCAATAACCTAGAGACCCTCCTCAAACGGGACTTCCTCAAACTCCTTCCGCTGGAACTCAGTTTCTATTTGTTAAAATGGCTTGACCCACAGACCTTACTCACGTGTTGCCTCGTCTCTAAGCAGTGGAACAAGGTCATAAGTGCCTGTACGGAGGTGTGGCAGACTGCCTGCAAGAAGTTGGGCTGGCAGATCGATGACTCTGTCCAGGATGCTTTGCATTGGAAAAAGGTGTACTTGAAGGCCATTTTAAGGATGAAGCAACTAAAGGACCATGAAGCCTTTGAGACCTCCTCACTGATTGGACATAGTGCCAGGGTTTATGCACTTTACTATAAAGACGGACTTCTTTGTACAG GTTCAGACGACTTGTCTGCAAAGCTGTGGGATGTGAGCACGGGTCAGTGCATCTACGGGATCCAGACCCACACCTGTGCGGCAGTGAAGTTTGATGAACAAAAACTTGTCACTGGCTCTTTTGATAACACTGTTGCCTGTTGGGAGTGGAGCTCAGGAGCCAAGACCCAGTATTTCCGAGGCCACACAGGAGCAG TTTTTAGCGTGGATTACAACGATGAGTTGGATATCCTGGTCAGCGGCTCAGCAGATTTCACTGTGAAAGTCTGGGCTTTGTCGACTGGAGTGTGTCTCAACACCCTGACCGGACACACTGAATGGGTCACTAAG GTGGTCTTGCAGAAGTGCAAAGTCAAATCTGTCATGCACAGTCCTGGGGATTACATTCTGTTAAGTGCTGATAAATATGAAATCAAG atctggCCTATTGGAAGAGAGATCAACTGCAAATGCTTAAAAACCCTGACGGTGTCGGAAGACCGCAGCATCTCTCTGCAGCCCCGGCTTCACTTTGATGGGAAATACATTGTGTGTAGTTCAGCTCTCGGATTGTACCAGTGGGACTTTGCCAGCTATGATATTCTCAG GGTTATCAAACCTCCTGAGTTTGCAAACTTGTCCTTGCTGGGCTTCGGAGACATTTTTGCCCTCCTGTTTGATAACCACTACCTGTACATCATGGATTTGAGGACAGAGAAACTGATCAGTCGCTGGCCGCTGCCAGAATACAGGAAGTCCAAGAGGGGGTCGAGCTTTCTGGCGGGAGAAATGTCTTGGCTCGATGGCTTGGATGGCCAGAACGACATGGGCTTGGTCTTTGCTACCAGCATGCCCGACCACAGTATTCATCTGGTTTTGTGGAAGGAACATGGCTGA
- the LOC129342480 gene encoding uncharacterized protein LOC129342480 — translation MIRFRRKTYLATAVCLVGFVCMLMISYLRMQKYSFLPKTVVHKNKGFCRGEIVNNSISALSDNKTLIITPYFDNRVKKLVRVIGIVPHEEIKEVYCLFCCPTGNDVHISKALIDVHEDRFGFPYAVADLLCMEPTDCDPPYVSFHWFPQGNLDMLPRFEIQNRGLTNSLVDFTMCISTMFGNYSNVLQFIQSMEMYKLLGVQRVVIYKNSCSQLMEKVLEFYMAEGTVEIVSWPITAYLNVSTEWFFSNDGIQIGYYGQIAALNDCIYRNMYRSRYVLLNDIDEIILPIQYPDWKTMMQDLQDQNPEIGIFLFENHVFPNTVFTSADIPSWNTVPGVNILQHVLREPDRKEVINPQKMIVNPRKVVQTSVHSVLQAFGESLDVSMDVAIAYHCRTPFQPDLPRESLIRDITLWRYNSSLVGRVNQVLQKIPLLTEKR, via the coding sequence ATGATCCGTTTTAGAAGAAAAACTTATTTGGCCACTGCTGTATGTCTGGTGGGTTTTGTTTGCATGCTGATGATTTCCTACCTCCGGATGCAGAAGTATTCTTTCCTACCCAAAACTGTCGTGCACAAGAACAAAGGCTTCTGCAGAGGTGAGATCGTCAATAACTCAATCTCGGCTTTGAGCGACAACAAAACCTTAATTATTACCCCTTATTTTGATAATAGGGTAAAGAAACTTGTCCGGGTGATTGGGATTGTGCCCCATGAGGAAATTAAGGAAGTTTACTGCTTATTCTGTTGCCCAACTGGCAATGACGTACACATTTCCAAGGCTTTGATAGATGTTCATGAAGATCGATTTGGATTCCCCTATGCAGTGGCAGACTTGCTTTGTATGGAACCCACAGATTGTGATCCACCGTATGTGTCATTTCACTGGTTTCCTCAAGGAAACCTTGACATGCTACCTCGCTTTGAAATACAGAATCGTGGGCTCACAAACTCTCTTGTGGATTTCACCATGTGCATCTCCACCATGTTTGGAAACTACAGCAATGTCTTGCAATTCATACAGAGCATGGAAATGTATAAACTTCTCGGAGTGCAGAGGGTGGTCATCTACAAGAATAGCTGCAGCCAACTGATGGAGAAAGTCCTGGAGTTTTATATGGCAGAAGGGACGGTTGAGATAGTCTCCTGGCCAATCACAGCCTACCTCAATGTTTCTACCGAATGGTTTTTCAGTAATGACGGGATTCAGATTGGTTACTATGGTCAAATTGCAGCCTTGAATGACTGCATCTACCGGAATATGTACAGAAGTAGGTATGTTTTGCTTAATGACATTGATGAAATCATTCTGCCCATTCAATATCCAGACTGGAAGACCATGATGCAAGATCTTCAGGACCAAAACCCAGAGATTGGTATTTTCCTGTTTGAGAACCACGTTTTTCCTAACACCGTATTTACTTCTGCTGACATTCCGTCATGGAACACAGTACCTGGAGTCAACATACTGCAGCATGTGTTACGAGAACCGGATCGAAAAGAAGTTATCAACCCACAGAAAATGATTGTCAACCCGAGAAAAGTGGTTCAGACGTCTGTGCACTCTGTTCTCCAGGCATTTGGAGAAAGCCTGGATGTTTCTATGGATGTTGCTATTGCCTACCACTGCCGGACCCCCTTCCAACCAGACTTACCCAGAGAATCCCTGATTAGGGACATAACACTCTGGAGATATAACTCATCACTCGTAGGCAGAGTTAATCAGGTGCTTCAAAAAATACCCTTGTTAACAGAAAAGCGATAG